In Hemicordylus capensis ecotype Gifberg chromosome 3, rHemCap1.1.pri, whole genome shotgun sequence, one DNA window encodes the following:
- the UXS1 gene encoding UDP-glucuronic acid decarboxylase 1 isoform X2 has product MRSIQDNGDQKVENKIEEMVAPLREKIRELEKSFTQKYPPVKFLSEKDRKRILITGGAGFVGSHLTDKLMMDGHEVTVVDNFFTGRKRNVEHWIGHENFELINHDVVEPLYIEVDQIYHLASPASPPNYMYNPIKTLKTNTIGTLNMLGLAKRVGARLLLASTSEVYGDPEVHPQNEDYWGHVNPIGPRACYDEGKRVAETMCYAYMKQEGVEVRVARIFNTFGPRMHMNDGRVVSNFILQALQGEPLTVYGPGTQTRAFQYVSDLVNGLVALMNSNVSSPVNLGNPEEHTILEFAQLIKKLVGSGSEIQFLSEAQDDPQKRKPDIRKAKLLLGWEPVVPLEEGLNKAIHYFRKELEYQANNQYIPKPKPARIKKGRTRHN; this is encoded by the exons TTTTACTCAGAAGTATCCACCAGTGAAGTTCCTATCAGAAAAGGATCGGAAAAGAATTTTG ATAACTGGAGGAGCAGGGTTTGTGGGTTCTCATCTTACTGACAAACTAATGATGGATGGCCATGAAGTTACAGTTGTGGACAACTTCTTTACGGGCAGGAAAAGAAACGTGGAACACTGGATTGGCCATGAGAACTTTGAACTGATTAATCATGATGTCGTAGAGCCCCTTTACATCGAAG TGGACCAGATTTATCATCTAGCGTCTCCAGCTTCCCCTCCGAATTACATGTATAATCCTATCAAGACGTTAAAGACCAATACGATTGGGACACTAAACATGTTGG GGCTAGCAAAGCGAGTTGGAGCACGGCTTCTTCTGGCATCCACCTCAGAAGTATATGGAG aTCCTGAAGTTCACCCACAAAATGAAGATTACTGGGGTCATGTGAACCCCATAGGACCTAGAGCTTGTTATGATGAAGGGAAGAGAGTTGCTGAAACAATGTGCTATGCATATATGAAACAG GAAGGTGTAGAAGTCAGAGTTGCAAGAATATTCAATACTTTTGGTCCTCGCATGCACATGAATGATGGCAGAGTTGTTAGTAACTTCATCCTGCAAGCTCTTCAGGGAGAACCCTTAACC GTATATGGGCCTGGCACTCAGACCAGGGCATTCCAGTACGTCAG TGATCTTGTGAATGGGCTGGTTGCCTTAATGAACAGCAACGTCAGCAGTCCTGTTAACTTG GGGAACCCAGAAGAGCACACTATCTTAGAGTTTGCGCAGTTGATTAAAAAATTGGTTG GCAGTGGCAGTGAAATCCAGTTTCTATCTGAAGCTCAAGATGACCCCCAGAAACGAAAGCCTGACATTAGGAAAGCCAAGCTACTACTTGGCTGGGAACCTGTG GTTCCACTGGAAGAAGGCCTAAATAAAGCAATTCATTACTTTCGCAAAGAACTGGAATATCAAGCAAATAATCAATATATTCCTAAACCAAAACCTGCCAGGATAAAAAAAGGAAGAACCAGACATAACTAA